One window from the genome of Procambarus clarkii isolate CNS0578487 chromosome 90, FALCON_Pclarkii_2.0, whole genome shotgun sequence encodes:
- the LOC123746580 gene encoding N(G),N(G)-dimethylarginine dimethylaminohydrolase 1, which translates to MSPFRYTHAVVCRIPDSFKDKSVCASSPIDLAKARKQHEVYVATLREIGLDVIELPADESHPDCVFVEDVAVVCNGTALVTKPGHPSREKEVEYMRAILKNELELPVIEISDETATLDGGDVLFTGKEFFVGLSSRTNQAGACALASAFPEFPCTPVKVDKSLHLKAAVTMAGPDVMCVGSSPEAKDILKRIEREATFRYQTLTVPDDAAANVVFANGYLMHRTGDEYPASAKVFEEKLSHWTLKPTALTEMERTQGALTSCSILIRKTRHLKNIM; encoded by the exons ATGTCGCCGTTCCGCTACACTCACGCCGTTGTTTGCAGGATCCCGGACTCCTTCAAGGACAAATCTGTGTGTGCGTCTTCCCCGATTGACCTGGCCAAG GCCAGGAAACAACACGAAGTGTACGTGGCAACTTTGCGAGAAATTGGTTTGGATGTTATTGAGCTGCCGGCTGATGAAAGCCACCCAGACTGCGTGTTTGTTGAAGACGTAGCAGTTGTCTGCAATGGAACTGCGTTGGTGACCAAACCCGGTCATCCCTCCAGAGAAAAAGAG GTGGAGTACATGAGAGCCATACTAAAGAATGAACTTGAACTTCCTGTGATTGAAATATCGGACGAGACAGCTACACTAGATGGAGGCGATGTTCTTTTCACAG GTAAAGAATTCTTTGTTGGATTATCATCGCGAACCAATCAAGCTGGAGCTTGCGCCCTAGCCTCCGCCTTTCCCGAGTTTCCCTGCACGCCAGTTAAG GTGGATAAATCCCTCCATTTGAAGGCAGCTGTAACCATGGCTGGACCAGATGTCATGTGTGTTGGGAGCTCTCCTGAAGCCAAGGACATTTTGAAG CGGATTGAGCGTGAAGCAACTTTCCGTTACCAAACATTGACTGTGCCTGACGATGCAGCAGCAAATGTTGTATTTGCAAACGGTTATCTAATGCACCGCACAGGAGACGAATATCCAGCATCAGCGAAG GTGTTTGAGGAGAAACTGTCTCACTGGACCTTAAAACCAACAGCATTGACAGAGATGGAAAGAACCCAAGGTGCCCTTACTAGCTGTTCCATTCTCATACGCAAAACTCGGCATCTCAAGAATATCATGTGA
- the LOC123746495 gene encoding uncharacterized protein isoform X1, with the protein MKFLISFLVVCTLGRSDSRAWFGRTYENKTSEDKASENNASDVKGAGDSRPQISSCDDHKMCKIYGDFIDDKNEVRLSISNVTNNTIGVRYVAGDMVLTGMAPWTAVHNNSAGRINILEVLLTNNKSDNCLQVVFVCQHGKLWVLEMPPVAGSFPAVLYYLIPFSPPIETSPFSHTNPSGGTNPSGGTNPSGGTNPSGGTNPSGGTNPSGGTNPSGGNNPSGGTNPSGGTNGGGTKGGRATSSGISRGRPQHIQVNIHIPELTSDDPSKQDDAVEGDEPRQQLEPLDESLEGHYSSGDASTEYDEPKYDASTENDEPEYDTSTDGDESVDDASTDGEILDDSEGEMTDDTTEEGEMTDDTTEEGEIVDDISTEGEVTDDTTEEGEILEEASTDGEVTDDTTEEGEILDDAPTEGKVTDDTTEEGEIVNDISTEGEVKDDTTEEGEIVNDISTEGEVKDDTTEEGEIVDDISTEGEVKDDTTEEGEIVNDISTEGEVTDDTTEEGEILDDAPTEGDITNDTTEGDVTNDTTEEGEIVNDISTEGEVTDDTTEEGEIVDDISTEGEVTDDTTEEGEILDDAPTEGEVTDDTTEEGEIVDDISTEGEVTDDTTEEGEIVDDISTEGEVTDDTTEEGEILDDAPTEGEVTDDTTEEGEIVDDISTEGEVTDDSTEEGEIVDDISTEGEVTDDTTEEGEILDDALTEGEVTDDTTEEGEIVDDVSTEGEVTDDTSEEGEISDDVSTEGEVTDDTSEEGEILDDASTEGEVTDDTTEEGEILDDALTEGEVTDDTTEEGEISDDVSTEGEVTDDTSEEGEISDDVSTEGEVTDDTSEEGEISDDVSTEGEVTDDTTEEGEISDDPSAASSTKSTGEKYDN; encoded by the exons ATGAAATTTCTCATAAGTTTTCTGGTTGTGTGCACTTTGGGTAGAAGCGACTCCCGGGCCTGGTTCGGTAGGACGTACGAGAACAAGACGTCGGAGGACAAGGCGTCGGAGAACAACGCGTCGGATGTCAAGGGCGCAGGCGACAGTCGCCCGCAAATTTCCTCCTGCGACGACCACAAGATGTGCAAGATCTACGGCGATTTCATCGACGACAAGAACGAAGTCCGCTTGAGTATCTCGaacgtcaccaacaacaccataGGGGTCAGGTACGTTGCCGGGGACATGGTGCTCACCGGAATGGCGCCATGGACTGCCGTGCACAACAACAGCGCCGGCAGGATCAACATACTGGAGGTGCTCTTGACGAATAACAAAAGCGACAATTGCCTGCAGGTGGTGTTCGTGTGTCAGCACGGTAAGCTGTGGGTGCTGGAGATGCCTCCTGTTGCAGGGAGCTTCCCGGCGGTGCTCTACTACCTCATTCCCTTCAGTCCCCCCATCGAAACCTCTCCGTTTTCCCATACTAATCCTTCAGGGGGGACTAACCCTTCAGGCGGGACTAACCCTTCAGGCGGGACTAACCCTTCAGGGGGGACTAACCCTTCAGGCGGGACTAACCCTTCAGGGGGTACTAATCCTTCAGGAGGGAATAATCCTTCAGGGGGGACTAATCCTTCAGGAGGGACTAACGGAGGGGGGACTAAAGGAGGGAGGGCGACCTCATCAGGCATCAGCAGAGGCCGACCCCAGCACATCCAGGTTAATATACACATTCCGGAGCTCACGTCGGACGACCCTTCCAAACAGGACGACGCCGTGGAAGGAGATGAGCCTCGTCAACAATTGGAGCCACTGGACGAGTCGCTGGAAGGGCATTATTCTTCAGGTGACGCCTCGACGGAGTACGACGAGCCGAAGTACGACGCGTCGACGGAGAACGACGAGCCAGAGTATGACACCTCGACGGACGGAGACGAGTCCGTGGATGACGCTTCAACGGATGGAGAAATCTTAGATGactcggagggagagatgacggaTGATACAacagaggagggagagatgacggaTGATACAACAGAGGAGGGAGAGATCGTGGATGATATTTCAACAGAGGGAGAGGTCACGGATGATACAACAGAGGAAGGAGAGATCTTAGAAGAGGCTTCAACAGACGGAGAGGTCACGGATGATACAACAGAAGAGGGAGAGATATTGGATGATGCTCCAACAGAAGGAAAGGTCACGGATGATACAACAGAGGAGGGAGAGATCGTGAATGATATTTCAACAGAGGGAGAGGTCAAGGATGATACAACAGAGGAGGGAGAGATCGTGAATGATATTTCAACAGAGGGAGAGGTCAAGGATGATACAACAGAGGAGGGAGAGATCGTGGATGATATTTCAACAGAAGGAGAGGTCAAGGATGATACAACAGAGGAGGGAGAGATCGTGAATGATATTTCAACAGAGGGAGAGGTCACGGATGATACAACAGAGGAGGGAGAGATATTGGATGATGCTCCAACAGAGGGAGACATCACGAATGATACAACAGAGGGAGACGTCACGAATGATACAACAGAGGAGGGAGAGATCGTGAATGATATTTCAACAGAGGGAGAG GTTACGGATGATACAACAGAGGAGGGAGAGATCGTGGATGATATTTCAACAGAGGGAGAGGTCACGGATGATACAACAGAGGAAGGAGAGATATTGGATGATGCTCCAACAGAGGGAGAGGTTACGGATGATACAACAGAGGAGGGAGAGATCGTGGATGATATTTCAACAGAAGGAGAGGTCACGGATGATACAACAGAGGAGGGAGAGATCGTGGATGATATTTCAACAGAGGGAGAGGTCACGGATGATACAACAGAGGAAGGAGAGATATTGGATGATGCTCCAACAGAGGGAGAGGTTACGGATGATACAACAGAGGAGGGAGAGATCGTGGATGATATTTCAACAGAGGGAGAGGTCACGGATGATTCAACAGAGGAGGGAGAGATCGTGGACGATATTTCAACAGAGGGAGAGGTCACGGATGATACAACAGAGGAGGGAGAGATATTGGATGATGCTTTAACAGAGGGAGAGGTCACGGATGATACAACAGAGGAGGGAGAGATCGTGGATGATGTTTCAACAGAAGGAGAGGTCACGGATGATACCTCAGAGGAAGGAGAGATCTCGGATGATGTTTCAACAGAGGGAGAGGTCACGGATgatacctcagaggagggagagaTATTGGATGATGCTTCAACAGAGGGAGAGGTCACGGATGATACAACAGAGGAGGGAGAGATATTGGATGATGCTTTAACAGAGGGAGAGGTCACGGATGATACAACAGAGGAAGGAGAAATCTCGGATGATGTTTCAACAGAAGGAGAGGTCACGGATGATACCTCAGAGGAAGGAGAGATCTCGGATGATGTTTCAACAGAGGGAGAGGTCACGGATGATACCTCAGAGGAAGGAGAGATCTCGGATGATGTTTCAACAGAGGGAGAGGTCACGGATGATACAACAGAAGAAGGAGAGATCTCGGATGATCCTTCAGCGGCATCATCCACCAAATCAACCGGAGAGAAGTATGACAACTGA
- the LOC123746495 gene encoding uncharacterized protein isoform X2 yields MKFLISFLVVCTLGRSDSRAWFGRTYENKTSEDKASENNASDVKGAGDSRPQISSCDDHKMCKIYGDFIDDKNEVRLSISNVTNNTIGVRYVAGDMVLTGMAPWTAVHNNSAGRINILEVLLTNNKSDNCLQVVFVCQHGKLWVLEMPPVAGSFPAVLYYLIPFSPPIETSPFSHTNPSGGTNPSGGTNPSGGTNPSGGTNPSGGTNPSGGTNPSGGNNPSGGTNPSGGTNGGGTKGGRATSSGISRGRPQHIQVNIHIPELTSDDPSKQDDAVEGDEPRQQLEPLDESLEGHYSSGDASTEYDEPKYDASTENDEPEYDTSTDGDESVDDASTDGEILDDSEGEMTDDTTEEGEMTDDTTEEGEIVDDISTEGEVTDDTTEEGEIVNDISTEGEVKDDTTEEGEIVNDISTEGEVKDDTTEEGEIVDDISTEGEVKDDTTEEGEIVNDISTEGEVTDDTTEEGEILDDAPTEGDITNDTTEGDVTNDTTEEGEIVNDISTEGEVTDDTTEEGEILDDAPTEGEVTDDTTEEGEIVDDISTEGEVTDDTTEEGEILDDAPTEGEVTDDTTEEGEIVDDISTEGEVTDDTTEEGEIVDDISTEGEVTDDTTEEGEILDDAPTEGEVTDDTTEEGEIVDDISTEGEVTDDSTEEGEIVDDISTEGEVTDDTTEEGEILDDALTEGEVTDDTTEEGEIVDDVSTEGEVTDDTSEEGEISDDVSTEGEVTDDTSEEGEILDDASTEGEVTDDTTEEGEILDDALTEGEVTDDTTEEGEISDDVSTEGEVTDDTSEEGEISDDVSTEGEVTDDTSEEGEISDDVSTEGEVTDDTTEEGEISDDPSAASSTKSTGEKYDN; encoded by the exons ATGAAATTTCTCATAAGTTTTCTGGTTGTGTGCACTTTGGGTAGAAGCGACTCCCGGGCCTGGTTCGGTAGGACGTACGAGAACAAGACGTCGGAGGACAAGGCGTCGGAGAACAACGCGTCGGATGTCAAGGGCGCAGGCGACAGTCGCCCGCAAATTTCCTCCTGCGACGACCACAAGATGTGCAAGATCTACGGCGATTTCATCGACGACAAGAACGAAGTCCGCTTGAGTATCTCGaacgtcaccaacaacaccataGGGGTCAGGTACGTTGCCGGGGACATGGTGCTCACCGGAATGGCGCCATGGACTGCCGTGCACAACAACAGCGCCGGCAGGATCAACATACTGGAGGTGCTCTTGACGAATAACAAAAGCGACAATTGCCTGCAGGTGGTGTTCGTGTGTCAGCACGGTAAGCTGTGGGTGCTGGAGATGCCTCCTGTTGCAGGGAGCTTCCCGGCGGTGCTCTACTACCTCATTCCCTTCAGTCCCCCCATCGAAACCTCTCCGTTTTCCCATACTAATCCTTCAGGGGGGACTAACCCTTCAGGCGGGACTAACCCTTCAGGCGGGACTAACCCTTCAGGGGGGACTAACCCTTCAGGCGGGACTAACCCTTCAGGGGGTACTAATCCTTCAGGAGGGAATAATCCTTCAGGGGGGACTAATCCTTCAGGAGGGACTAACGGAGGGGGGACTAAAGGAGGGAGGGCGACCTCATCAGGCATCAGCAGAGGCCGACCCCAGCACATCCAGGTTAATATACACATTCCGGAGCTCACGTCGGACGACCCTTCCAAACAGGACGACGCCGTGGAAGGAGATGAGCCTCGTCAACAATTGGAGCCACTGGACGAGTCGCTGGAAGGGCATTATTCTTCAGGTGACGCCTCGACGGAGTACGACGAGCCGAAGTACGACGCGTCGACGGAGAACGACGAGCCAGAGTATGACACCTCGACGGACGGAGACGAGTCCGTGGATGACGCTTCAACGGATGGAGAAATCTTAGATGactcggagggagagatgacggaTGATACAacagaggagggagagatgacggaTGATACAACAGAGGAGGGAGAGATCGTGGATGATATTTCAACAGAGGGAGAG GTCACGGATGATACAACAGAGGAGGGAGAGATCGTGAATGATATTTCAACAGAGGGAGAGGTCAAGGATGATACAACAGAGGAGGGAGAGATCGTGAATGATATTTCAACAGAGGGAGAGGTCAAGGATGATACAACAGAGGAGGGAGAGATCGTGGATGATATTTCAACAGAAGGAGAGGTCAAGGATGATACAACAGAGGAGGGAGAGATCGTGAATGATATTTCAACAGAGGGAGAGGTCACGGATGATACAACAGAGGAGGGAGAGATATTGGATGATGCTCCAACAGAGGGAGACATCACGAATGATACAACAGAGGGAGACGTCACGAATGATACAACAGAGGAGGGAGAGATCGTGAATGATATTTCAACAGAGGGAGAGGTCACGGATGATACAACAGAGGAAGGAGAGATATTGGATGATGCTCCAACAGAGGGAGAGGTTACGGATGATACAACAGAGGAGGGAGAGATCGTGGATGATATTTCAACAGAGGGAGAGGTCACGGATGATACAACAGAGGAAGGAGAGATATTGGATGATGCTCCAACAGAGGGAGAGGTTACGGATGATACAACAGAGGAGGGAGAGATCGTGGATGATATTTCAACAGAAGGAGAGGTCACGGATGATACAACAGAGGAGGGAGAGATCGTGGATGATATTTCAACAGAGGGAGAGGTCACGGATGATACAACAGAGGAAGGAGAGATATTGGATGATGCTCCAACAGAGGGAGAGGTTACGGATGATACAACAGAGGAGGGAGAGATCGTGGATGATATTTCAACAGAGGGAGAGGTCACGGATGATTCAACAGAGGAGGGAGAGATCGTGGACGATATTTCAACAGAGGGAGAGGTCACGGATGATACAACAGAGGAGGGAGAGATATTGGATGATGCTTTAACAGAGGGAGAGGTCACGGATGATACAACAGAGGAGGGAGAGATCGTGGATGATGTTTCAACAGAAGGAGAGGTCACGGATGATACCTCAGAGGAAGGAGAGATCTCGGATGATGTTTCAACAGAGGGAGAGGTCACGGATgatacctcagaggagggagagaTATTGGATGATGCTTCAACAGAGGGAGAGGTCACGGATGATACAACAGAGGAGGGAGAGATATTGGATGATGCTTTAACAGAGGGAGAGGTCACGGATGATACAACAGAGGAAGGAGAAATCTCGGATGATGTTTCAACAGAAGGAGAGGTCACGGATGATACCTCAGAGGAAGGAGAGATCTCGGATGATGTTTCAACAGAGGGAGAGGTCACGGATGATACCTCAGAGGAAGGAGAGATCTCGGATGATGTTTCAACAGAGGGAGAGGTCACGGATGATACAACAGAAGAAGGAGAGATCTCGGATGATCCTTCAGCGGCATCATCCACCAAATCAACCGGAGAGAAGTATGACAACTGA
- the LOC123746495 gene encoding uncharacterized protein isoform X3, with product MKFLISFLVVCTLGRSDSRAWFGRTYENKTSEDKASENNASDVKGAGDSRPQISSCDDHKMCKIYGDFIDDKNEVRLSISNVTNNTIGVRYVAGDMVLTGMAPWTAVHNNSAGRINILEVLLTNNKSDNCLQVVFVCQHGKLWVLEMPPVAGSFPAVLYYLIPFSPPIETSPFSHTNPSGGTNPSGGTNPSGGTNPSGGTNPSGGTNPSGGTNPSGGNNPSGGTNPSGGTNGGGTKGGRATSSGISRGRPQHIQVNIHIPELTSDDPSKQDDAVEGDEPRQQLEPLDESLEGHYSSGDASTEYDEPKYDASTENDEPEYDTSTDGDESVDDASTDGEILDDSEGEMTDDTTEEGEMTDDTTEEGEIVDDISTEGEVTDDTTEEGEILEEASTDGEVTDDTTEEGEILDDAPTEGKVTDDTTEEGEIVNDISTEGEVKDDTTEEGEIVNDISTEGEVKDDTTEEGEIVDDISTEGEVKDDTTEEGEIVNDISTEGEVTDDTTEEGEIVDDISTEGEVTDDTTEEGEILDDAPTEGEVTDDTTEEGEIVDDISTEGEVTDDTTEEGEIVDDISTEGEVTDDTTEEGEILDDAPTEGEVTDDTTEEGEIVDDISTEGEVTDDSTEEGEIVDDISTEGEVTDDTTEEGEILDDALTEGEVTDDTTEEGEIVDDVSTEGEVTDDTSEEGEISDDVSTEGEVTDDTSEEGEILDDASTEGEVTDDTTEEGEILDDALTEGEVTDDTTEEGEISDDVSTEGEVTDDTSEEGEISDDVSTEGEVTDDTSEEGEISDDVSTEGEVTDDTTEEGEISDDPSAASSTKSTGEKYDN from the exons ATGAAATTTCTCATAAGTTTTCTGGTTGTGTGCACTTTGGGTAGAAGCGACTCCCGGGCCTGGTTCGGTAGGACGTACGAGAACAAGACGTCGGAGGACAAGGCGTCGGAGAACAACGCGTCGGATGTCAAGGGCGCAGGCGACAGTCGCCCGCAAATTTCCTCCTGCGACGACCACAAGATGTGCAAGATCTACGGCGATTTCATCGACGACAAGAACGAAGTCCGCTTGAGTATCTCGaacgtcaccaacaacaccataGGGGTCAGGTACGTTGCCGGGGACATGGTGCTCACCGGAATGGCGCCATGGACTGCCGTGCACAACAACAGCGCCGGCAGGATCAACATACTGGAGGTGCTCTTGACGAATAACAAAAGCGACAATTGCCTGCAGGTGGTGTTCGTGTGTCAGCACGGTAAGCTGTGGGTGCTGGAGATGCCTCCTGTTGCAGGGAGCTTCCCGGCGGTGCTCTACTACCTCATTCCCTTCAGTCCCCCCATCGAAACCTCTCCGTTTTCCCATACTAATCCTTCAGGGGGGACTAACCCTTCAGGCGGGACTAACCCTTCAGGCGGGACTAACCCTTCAGGGGGGACTAACCCTTCAGGCGGGACTAACCCTTCAGGGGGTACTAATCCTTCAGGAGGGAATAATCCTTCAGGGGGGACTAATCCTTCAGGAGGGACTAACGGAGGGGGGACTAAAGGAGGGAGGGCGACCTCATCAGGCATCAGCAGAGGCCGACCCCAGCACATCCAGGTTAATATACACATTCCGGAGCTCACGTCGGACGACCCTTCCAAACAGGACGACGCCGTGGAAGGAGATGAGCCTCGTCAACAATTGGAGCCACTGGACGAGTCGCTGGAAGGGCATTATTCTTCAGGTGACGCCTCGACGGAGTACGACGAGCCGAAGTACGACGCGTCGACGGAGAACGACGAGCCAGAGTATGACACCTCGACGGACGGAGACGAGTCCGTGGATGACGCTTCAACGGATGGAGAAATCTTAGATGactcggagggagagatgacggaTGATACAacagaggagggagagatgacggaTGATACAACAGAGGAGGGAGAGATCGTGGATGATATTTCAACAGAGGGAGAGGTCACGGATGATACAACAGAGGAAGGAGAGATCTTAGAAGAGGCTTCAACAGACGGAGAGGTCACGGATGATACAACAGAAGAGGGAGAGATATTGGATGATGCTCCAACAGAAGGAAAGGTCACGGATGATACAACAGAGGAGGGAGAGATCGTGAATGATATTTCAACAGAGGGAGAGGTCAAGGATGATACAACAGAGGAGGGAGAGATCGTGAATGATATTTCAACAGAGGGAGAGGTCAAGGATGATACAACAGAGGAGGGAGAGATCGTGGATGATATTTCAACAGAAGGAGAGGTCAAGGATGATACAACAGAGGAGGGAGAGATCGTGAATGATATTTCAACAGAGGGAGAG GTTACGGATGATACAACAGAGGAGGGAGAGATCGTGGATGATATTTCAACAGAGGGAGAGGTCACGGATGATACAACAGAGGAAGGAGAGATATTGGATGATGCTCCAACAGAGGGAGAGGTTACGGATGATACAACAGAGGAGGGAGAGATCGTGGATGATATTTCAACAGAAGGAGAGGTCACGGATGATACAACAGAGGAGGGAGAGATCGTGGATGATATTTCAACAGAGGGAGAGGTCACGGATGATACAACAGAGGAAGGAGAGATATTGGATGATGCTCCAACAGAGGGAGAGGTTACGGATGATACAACAGAGGAGGGAGAGATCGTGGATGATATTTCAACAGAGGGAGAGGTCACGGATGATTCAACAGAGGAGGGAGAGATCGTGGACGATATTTCAACAGAGGGAGAGGTCACGGATGATACAACAGAGGAGGGAGAGATATTGGATGATGCTTTAACAGAGGGAGAGGTCACGGATGATACAACAGAGGAGGGAGAGATCGTGGATGATGTTTCAACAGAAGGAGAGGTCACGGATGATACCTCAGAGGAAGGAGAGATCTCGGATGATGTTTCAACAGAGGGAGAGGTCACGGATgatacctcagaggagggagagaTATTGGATGATGCTTCAACAGAGGGAGAGGTCACGGATGATACAACAGAGGAGGGAGAGATATTGGATGATGCTTTAACAGAGGGAGAGGTCACGGATGATACAACAGAGGAAGGAGAAATCTCGGATGATGTTTCAACAGAAGGAGAGGTCACGGATGATACCTCAGAGGAAGGAGAGATCTCGGATGATGTTTCAACAGAGGGAGAGGTCACGGATGATACCTCAGAGGAAGGAGAGATCTCGGATGATGTTTCAACAGAGGGAGAGGTCACGGATGATACAACAGAAGAAGGAGAGATCTCGGATGATCCTTCAGCGGCATCATCCACCAAATCAACCGGAGAGAAGTATGACAACTGA
- the LOC123746581 gene encoding dentin sialophosphoprotein-like has protein sequence MRLIPGVCVIVCIFGRTCSQSWRSEALESMAPGDENQATEGIALEDENQATKGMALEDENQDTKGMALEDENQATEGMALEDENQDTKGMALEDENQATEGMALEDENQATEGMALEDENQATEGMALEDENQATEGMALEDENQATEGMALEDENQATEGMALEDTTTGGTSLPSCGSHRTCEIEGSYGEPENEVHLIIFNTSDNNIGVKYTSWNTVLIGKTPRPPVRNNSAGRINILEVLLTNNKSDNCLQVVLVCQNDKLWVLEMPPVAGSFPAVLYYLTPSKDQFKDPGRPDGRNNTSGSTQQTNRTSTQPSTRGGTRGGTRGSTRGSAQSRPQHIQVNIRIPDLTGDGSDDDDRYWEENELEQNELEDSQPKGPSDDDYPPDNALSEAMNAFMGLDEPKNDASTEGDESDASTEGDEFEDYASTEGNKPANDASTGEDELENDASTGGDELENDASTGEDELENDASTDGDELENDTSTGGDELENDASTDGDELENDASTDRDELENDASTDGDELENDTSTGGDELENDASTDGDELENDASTDGDELENDASTGEDELKNDASTGGDELEDDAPSKETSSTMN, from the coding sequence ATGAGATTAATACCAGGCGTTTGTGTAATAGTGTGTATCTTCGGCAGAACCTGTTCCCAGAGTTGGCGCAGCGAGGCCTTAGAAAGTATGGCCCCAGGAGACGAGAACCAGGCCACAGAAGGTATAGCCCTGGAAGACGAGAACCAGGCCACAAAAGGTATGGCCCTGGAAGACGAGAACCAGGACACAAAAGGTATGGCCCTGGAAGACGAGAACCAGGCCACAGAAGGTATGGCCCTGGAAGACGAGAACCAGGACACAAAAGGTATGGCCCTGGAAGACGAGAACCAGGCCACAGAAGGTATGGCCCTGGAAGACGAGAACCAGGCCACAGAAGGTATGGCCCTGGAAGACGAGAACCAGGCCACAGAAGGTATGGCCCTGGAAGACGAGAACCAGGCCACAGAAGGTATGGCCCTGGAAGACGAGAACCAGGCCACAGAAGGTATGGCCCTGGAAGACGAGAACCAGGCCACAGAAGGTATGGCCCTGGAAGACACgaccacaggcggcacttcccTGCCCTCCTGCGGCTCCCACAGGACGTGCGAAATCGAGGGGAGTTACGGCGAGCCGGAGAACGAAGTCCATTTGATTATCTTCAACACATCGGACAATAACATCGGGGTCAAGTACACTTCCTGGAACACGGTGCTCATAGGCAAAACGCCAAGGCCCCCGGTACGCAACAACAGCGCCGGCAGGATCAACATACTGGAGGTGCTCTTGACGAATAACAAAAGCGACAACTGCCtgcaggtggtgttggtgtgtcagaACGACAAGCTGTGGGTGCTGGAGATGCCTCCTGTTGCAGGGAGCTTCCCGGCGGTGCTCTACTACCTCACCCCGTCCAAAGACCAATTCAAGGATCCTGGTCGTCCTGACGGGCGAAACAACACTTCCGGTAGCACCCAACAAACTAACCGAACCAGTACCCAACCCAGTACCCGGGGCGGTACCCGAGGCGGTACCCGAGGCAGCACCAGAGGCAGCGCCCAAAGCAGACCCCAGCACATCCAGGTCAATATACGCATTCCGGACCTCACGGGTGATGGATCAGACGATGATGATCGCTACTGGGAGGAAAATGAGTTGGAGCAAAATGAGTTGGAGGATAGTCAACCAAAGGGACCATCCGACGACGATTATCCTCCAGATAATGCTCTCTCCGAAGCCATGAATGCCTTTATGGGCCTCGACGAGCCGAAGAATGATGCCTCAACTGAGGGAGATGAGTCGGATGCTTCAACTGAGGGAGACGAGTTCGAGGATTATGCCTCAACTGAGGGAAACAAACCCGCAAATGATGCCTCAACTGGGGAAGACGAGCTAGAGAATGATGCCTCAACTGGGGGAGACGAGCTCGAGAATGATGCCTCAACTGGGGAAGACGAGCTAGAGAATGATGCCTCAACTGACGGAGACGAGCTCGAGAATGATACCTCAACTGGGGGAGACGAGCTAGAGAATGATGCCTCGACTGACGGAGACGAGCTAGAGAATGATGCCTCGACTGACAGAGACGAGCTCGAGAATGATGCCTCAACTGACGGAGACGAGCTCGAGAATGATACCTCAACTGGGGGAGACGAGCTAGAGAATGATGCCTCGACTGACGGAGACGAGCTAGAGAATGATGCCTCGACTGACGGAGACGAGCTAGAGAATGATGCCTCAACTGGGGAAGACGAGCTCAAGAATGATGCCTCAACTGGGGGAGACGAGCTCGAGGATGATGCCCCATCGAAGGAGACGAGTTCGACTATGAATTAA